Proteins encoded together in one Planctomyces sp. SH-PL14 window:
- the groL gene encoding chaperonin GroEL (60 kDa chaperone family; promotes refolding of misfolded polypeptides especially under stressful conditions; forms two stacked rings of heptamers to form a barrel-shaped 14mer; ends can be capped by GroES; misfolded proteins enter the barrel where they are refolded when GroES binds): MAKMIAFDQEAQEAMRRGVSKLARAVRVTLGPKGRNVIIEKSFGSPTVTKDGVTVAREIELSDKFEDMGARMVKEVASKTSDTAGDGTTTATIMAEAIFNEGLKAVVAGVSPLEMKRGMDKAVSDVTEKLKSMAIPCKDKKAIAQVGTVAANGDTTIGQILSEAMEQVGKDGVITVEEGKSLTTDFEVVEGMQFDRGYLSPYFVTDPQGMECVLEDAYVLIHEKKIGNIKDLVPVLEKVVQSGKPLLIIAEEVEGEALATLVINKLRGTFKISAVKAPGYGDRRKAMLQDVAIMCGGQAIFEDLGIKLENVQLSDLGKAKKIVIDKDNTTIIEGGGKTADIKSRIDQIRRELEASSSDYDREKLEERIAKLSGGVAQLNVGAATESEMKEKKARVEDALHATRAAVEEGILPGGGVALLRASMSVDPGKLSHDEEVGYNIIRRACRAPLTQISNNAGVDGAVICEKVASDNKGNVGYNAATGVYEDLVKAGVIDPVKVTRSALQNAASVATLLLTSDALIAEKPKADGKDAGHDHDDMD, encoded by the coding sequence ATGGCCAAGATGATTGCTTTCGATCAGGAAGCCCAGGAAGCGATGCGGCGCGGCGTCAGCAAGCTCGCCCGCGCGGTCCGCGTCACCCTCGGTCCCAAGGGCCGCAACGTCATCATCGAAAAGAGCTTCGGCTCCCCGACGGTGACCAAGGACGGCGTGACCGTCGCTCGCGAAATCGAACTGTCGGACAAGTTCGAAGACATGGGCGCCCGGATGGTCAAGGAAGTCGCCAGCAAGACTTCCGACACCGCCGGTGACGGCACCACCACCGCCACCATCATGGCCGAAGCGATCTTCAACGAAGGTCTCAAGGCGGTTGTCGCCGGCGTCAGCCCGCTCGAAATGAAGCGGGGCATGGACAAGGCGGTCTCGGACGTCACCGAGAAGCTCAAGAGCATGGCCATCCCCTGCAAGGACAAGAAGGCCATTGCCCAGGTCGGGACCGTCGCTGCCAACGGCGACACGACGATCGGCCAGATCCTCTCCGAGGCGATGGAGCAGGTCGGCAAGGACGGCGTCATCACCGTCGAAGAAGGGAAGAGCCTGACGACCGACTTCGAAGTCGTCGAAGGGATGCAGTTCGACCGCGGCTACCTCTCGCCGTACTTCGTGACCGATCCGCAGGGGATGGAGTGCGTTCTCGAAGACGCCTACGTCCTGATCCACGAGAAGAAGATCGGCAATATCAAGGACCTCGTGCCGGTCCTCGAGAAGGTCGTGCAGTCGGGCAAGCCGCTGCTGATCATCGCCGAAGAAGTCGAAGGGGAAGCCCTGGCGACCCTCGTCATCAACAAGCTCCGCGGGACGTTCAAGATCTCAGCCGTCAAGGCTCCGGGCTACGGCGACCGCCGCAAGGCGATGCTCCAGGACGTCGCGATCATGTGCGGCGGCCAGGCGATCTTCGAAGACCTCGGGATCAAGCTCGAAAACGTCCAGCTCAGCGATCTCGGCAAGGCCAAGAAGATCGTCATCGACAAGGACAACACGACGATCATCGAAGGGGGCGGAAAGACCGCCGACATCAAGAGCCGGATTGACCAGATCCGCCGCGAACTGGAAGCCTCGAGCAGCGACTACGATCGCGAGAAGCTCGAAGAGCGGATCGCCAAGCTGTCGGGCGGGGTTGCCCAGCTCAACGTCGGTGCCGCGACCGAGTCGGAAATGAAGGAGAAGAAGGCCCGCGTCGAAGACGCTCTGCACGCGACCCGTGCGGCGGTCGAAGAGGGGATCCTCCCCGGCGGCGGCGTCGCCCTTCTGCGGGCTTCGATGTCGGTTGACCCGGGCAAGCTCAGCCACGATGAAGAAGTCGGCTACAACATCATCCGCCGGGCCTGCCGCGCTCCGCTGACGCAGATCAGCAACAACGCCGGCGTCGACGGCGCGGTGATCTGTGAGAAGGTTGCTTCGGACAACAAGGGGAACGTCGGTTACAACGCCGCCACGGGTGTCTACGAAGACCTCGTCAAGGCGGGTGTCATCGACCCGGTCAAGGTGACCCGCTCGGCTCTTCAGAACGCCGCCAGCGTTGCCACCCTGCTCCTGACCAGCGACGCCCTCATTGCCGAGAAGCCGAAAGCGGATGGCAAGGACGCTGGCCACGACCACGACGATATGGACTAA
- a CDS encoding tetratricopeptide repeat protein: MRRTLILFSLGTLVGCGSGASTPDPAASGTPSATAAAPGQTAAPAAGTPATAPAAAANGQAATQGPRPLTPEQGLAVARELIVKKDYQNALQVLTKVIQAKPDYAEAYIQRANLLSAANRPTLAIEDLTAALKVQDDNAKLWNSRGYLYLLQQQYPAALADFERATSLDTSFAQPINNRGLVRVAQGDFETALKDFDYALQLDPKYFDALNNKGFAYLKLSKLEPAIDAFTQAVTINPNYINGWVNRAQAYAESKKFDLAVADYSKLITLQPGALQFYQMRAEAYRQLGQTAEAEKDLSHVSWTQRLVELTRELAKNPKDPAAWVARGQHLLRQDKLPEALADFSRAITENPDCVPAHLGQAAVWHRQGKTADALAICVGLIEKSGAMEAYSLRGDIYLAQKKYQAAIADFELAQRFDGQVAQAYLGRAEEYKAQGKIDLASADVEQARSMDPKLRPANYEVPAKEGPQAARPLPSRSER; encoded by the coding sequence ATGCGCAGGACGCTGATTCTCTTCTCGCTCGGAACCCTCGTCGGCTGCGGCTCCGGAGCCTCGACTCCCGACCCCGCCGCGTCCGGGACCCCTTCCGCAACCGCCGCCGCGCCCGGCCAGACCGCGGCTCCCGCGGCCGGCACTCCGGCGACCGCTCCTGCGGCGGCTGCAAACGGGCAGGCCGCGACTCAGGGCCCGCGGCCGCTGACCCCTGAACAGGGACTCGCCGTCGCCCGCGAACTGATCGTCAAGAAGGACTACCAGAACGCCCTGCAGGTCCTGACCAAGGTCATCCAGGCCAAGCCGGACTACGCCGAAGCCTACATCCAGCGGGCGAACCTGCTCTCCGCCGCCAATCGTCCCACGCTCGCCATCGAGGACCTTACCGCCGCCCTCAAGGTCCAGGACGACAACGCCAAGCTCTGGAACAGCCGCGGCTACCTCTACCTCCTCCAGCAGCAGTATCCGGCGGCCCTCGCCGACTTCGAGCGGGCGACGAGCCTCGACACGAGCTTCGCACAGCCGATCAACAACCGCGGACTGGTCCGCGTCGCCCAGGGCGATTTCGAGACCGCCCTGAAGGACTTCGACTACGCCCTCCAGCTCGATCCCAAGTACTTCGACGCCCTCAACAACAAGGGATTCGCCTACCTCAAGCTGAGCAAGCTCGAGCCGGCGATCGACGCCTTCACCCAGGCGGTCACGATCAACCCCAACTACATCAACGGATGGGTCAACCGGGCCCAGGCCTACGCGGAGTCGAAGAAGTTCGACCTCGCCGTCGCGGACTACTCCAAGCTGATCACGCTCCAGCCGGGCGCGCTCCAGTTCTACCAGATGCGGGCGGAGGCCTATCGCCAGCTCGGACAGACCGCCGAGGCCGAGAAGGACCTGTCCCACGTCTCCTGGACGCAGCGGCTCGTGGAGCTGACGCGCGAGCTCGCCAAGAACCCCAAGGATCCGGCTGCCTGGGTCGCGCGGGGTCAGCACCTCCTGCGGCAGGACAAGCTCCCCGAGGCCCTCGCCGATTTCTCGCGGGCGATCACGGAGAACCCGGACTGCGTTCCCGCCCACCTGGGTCAGGCGGCGGTCTGGCATCGCCAGGGAAAAACGGCCGACGCCCTCGCGATCTGTGTCGGCCTGATCGAGAAGTCGGGCGCCATGGAGGCGTACTCGCTCCGCGGAGACATCTATCTCGCGCAGAAGAAGTACCAGGCCGCGATCGCCGATTTCGAGCTCGCCCAGCGCTTCGACGGCCAGGTGGCTCAGGCCTACCTCGGGCGTGCCGAAGAATACAAAGCTCAGGGAAAGATCGACCTGGCGAGCGCCGACGTCGAGCAGGCCCGCTCGATGGACCCGAAGCTCCGTCCGGCGAACTACGAAGTCCCGGCCAAAGAAGGCCCGCAGGCGGCCCGCCCGCTCCCCAGCCGCTCCGAACGATAG
- the mreC gene encoding rod shape-determining protein MreC yields the protein MPRWGWLGGATLATALSAALLSLPTAFSERCRAVVCDLTFPALRRLLPDVSAETRPEPVSSESTAALERQLTDATRQALYWQAVSARLQTERDEAVQQAGLPVASRGANPLLDADWIAARLLSRGTPLPGWELPVINRGTDQTIAAGDLVAADGHPLLDVGTRDSVAIDSRVVAGRAVLGRIATAGQWTSTVQLVSDAGYRGAAQLVRQSGGAAVEGPEGVLVGLGTGRCSLQYVAATEPVRVGDLVVTPLRQPWGNSPLLYGTVTRADAAVGATHWSIDVEPLADLRKAAEVLILTVQPNPRRLERGR from the coding sequence ATGCCCCGATGGGGATGGCTGGGCGGAGCGACGCTGGCGACCGCGCTGAGTGCCGCCCTGCTCTCCCTGCCGACCGCGTTTTCCGAACGCTGCCGAGCCGTTGTCTGCGATCTCACCTTCCCTGCCCTCCGCCGGCTTCTGCCGGACGTCTCAGCGGAGACTCGGCCGGAGCCCGTCTCCAGCGAATCGACCGCGGCCCTCGAACGCCAACTGACCGACGCGACCCGTCAGGCTCTCTACTGGCAGGCTGTCTCCGCCCGGTTGCAGACCGAACGCGATGAGGCGGTCCAGCAGGCCGGACTCCCGGTCGCGTCCCGCGGCGCGAACCCTCTCCTCGACGCCGACTGGATCGCGGCCCGCCTCCTCTCCCGCGGCACTCCCCTCCCCGGCTGGGAGCTGCCGGTCATCAATCGGGGCACGGATCAGACGATCGCCGCCGGGGACCTTGTCGCTGCCGACGGACACCCGCTGCTGGATGTCGGCACGCGGGACTCGGTCGCTATCGACAGCCGGGTCGTCGCAGGTCGGGCGGTCCTGGGACGGATCGCCACGGCCGGGCAATGGACCAGCACGGTCCAGCTGGTCTCCGACGCGGGCTACCGCGGCGCGGCTCAGCTCGTCCGCCAGTCCGGAGGCGCTGCCGTCGAAGGCCCGGAAGGGGTCCTGGTCGGACTCGGCACCGGCCGCTGCTCCCTGCAGTACGTTGCGGCCACGGAGCCGGTCCGCGTCGGAGACCTCGTCGTCACGCCCCTTCGCCAGCCCTGGGGCAATAGCCCGCTCCTCTACGGCACCGTCACCCGCGCCGATGCGGCGGTCGGGGCGACCCACTGGTCGATCGATGTCGAACCGCTGGCTGACCTTCGCAAAGCGGCGGAGGTGCTGATTCTCACGGTCCAGCCCAACCCGCGGCGCCTCGAACGCGGCCGCTGA